A stretch of DNA from Cryptomeria japonica chromosome 4, Sugi_1.0, whole genome shotgun sequence:
TTCTCAGAACAGAATCTTGAGCTTTTCCATAGCTAACCATGTACATTCTTGTTTTATGGCAGAAATGTCCTTGACTCCATAAAAATGGAATCCATCAAGTAGTTGTTGATAAAACTTTTAACTTATTTTGATGCTGTACTTTTTCCAGGCTAGAGGAAGCACGGCAACCTCTCTCAAGGAAGATTCCTATCTCTTCTTCCAAGATTAATCCATACAGGATGATTATTGTTATACGACTTGTGGTCTTGTGTTTTTTCTTCCGCTACCGGATATTGAATCCTGTTCGCAATGCTTATATACTCTGGTTCATTTCAGTTATCTGTGAGATTTGGTTTGCCATATCATGGattcttgatcagtttcctaaatGGTTACCTATCAGCAGGGAAACATATTTGGAAAGACTTTGTTTGAGGTGAGGCTATCATGCGAAGAATATATTTGCCCACTAAGTTGCTAGTCCTGttcaattttctttaggatttccagTGTAAGAAAAATTCATATGCTTTGTTGAAAACAGCAGTCATGTTCCGGTGAAGTTCATATAGAAGTGCTAAACCTACAGATGCTTATTTTGACAGATATGATAGAGAAGGGGAGATATCTCAGTTAGCCGGCATTGATATATTTGTGAGCACAGTTGACCCTCTAAAGGAGCCTCCTTTAGTCACGGCAAATACTGTTTTGTCGATTCTTTCTGTGGATTATCCAGTGGATAAAGTGTCATGCTATGTCTCTGATGATGGGGCTGCAATGTTGACTTTTGAGGCTCTTTCTGAAACTTcagaatttgcaaggaaatgggtgCCATTTTGTAAAAAATTTGATATTGAACCTCGGGCTCCAGAATGGTACTTTTCTCAAAAGATAGATTATTTAAAGGATAAAGTGCATCCCAACTTTGTAAAAGAGCGCAGAGCTATGAAGGTAATTGGACACCATAATGTTAAATCAAAGCCGGGTAAGGTGCTTAAATGCTGGCTTTTTTTCCAGTGCACAATGATGCTGACTTTATGTTTACTAATCGTTTCCAGAGAGAATATGAAGAATTCAAGGTTCGAGTTAATGCACTTGTTGCAAAAGCTCAGAAGGTTCCTGAAGAAGGCTGGATTATGCAAGATGGGACTCCTTGGCCTGGAAATAATACTCGAGATCATCCTGGGATGATACAGGTAGTTCATTCTCTTATCTGAAGAGTCTTGTAATCACATTTTCTGTTGGTTTCCATGATATTTTTAATCTTGCCTTTGTCAGCAGATTTGTATAAAGTGGAGCATATTGGCCAGCATTTCTAGTTTTCCCATCTAATTTGAATTTTTTGTGTGCTTTTTCCTTAAAGGTATTCTTAGGTCACAGTGGTGGGCTTGATACTGATGGCAATGAATTACCTCGACTTGTTTATGTTTCTCGTGAGAAAAGACCTGGCTTTGAACATCACAAGAAAGCTGGGGCAATGAATTCTTTGGTATGTGATATTCTAAGATAAGTGCGCAAACTGCATTTCTCCTTTTTTGTGTCTGTTATTATCTGCCAAACTGGtaaattttgtctcttgttatCTGTGTGCAGGTCCGTGTTTCTGCAGTTCTAACAAATGGGCCTTTTTTGCTGAATCTGGACTGTGATCACTACATAAACAACAGCAAGGCTATTCGTGAGGCCATGTGTTTTTTGATGGATCCTAACCTTGGGAAGAAAGTTTGTTATGTTCAGTTCCCCCAAAGGTTTGATGGTATTGATAGACATGATCGATATGCAAATCACAATACGGTGTTCTTTGATGTGAGTGTTCATCATATTGTGCTGGTTTCTCTTTTAAATTCTTGTTTAGTTCATCAGACAGCTCTATGGTGTGTAGAAATTAAATTTGCGTTGTGTTGTTTGCAGATAAACTTGAAGGGTTTAGATGGAATCCAGGGGCCTGTTTATGTGGGAACAGGATGTTTTTTCAACAGAAAAGCACTCTATGGCTTGGAACCTCCTCACAAAAGCAAGGTCTTTGAATCATTATGTTGTGGACCTAGAAAGAAAAGCAAAAAATTAAACAAGCAAGATGATGAGAAAAAGGTGGATAGGCAGATTGATTCCACTGTTCCCATATTTACCCTGGATGATATAGAGGAGGGGATGGAAGGTAACTTTACTACATCTCATTGAGCAACTGATTATCTGATTTGTTACACTCTTCCCTCCCCTCCAATAGCTTTATATCCCTACTTGTCTGTTTGTCTACTCATGCAGGGTATGATGATGAAAAATCCTTGCTACTGGATCATATGAGCTTGGAGAAAAAGTTTGGCCAATCATCTGTTTTCCTTGATTCTACTCGAATGGAGAATGGTGGCGTGCCACAGTCTGCAACTCCTGCAGATTTATTGAAAGAGGCCATCCATGTTATCAGCTGTGGATACGAAGACAAGACAGATTGGGGAAAGGAGGTACTGCTAAATTGGAAAGCCTACATCAATAATTGTTTTTTAGGGTGATAACGTCGCTCAACTTCTTATTTAGTTTCTAAATAGTCAGGTTTTTATTTCATATGCAGCTTGGATGGATATATGGTTCAGTCACAGAAGACATTTTAACTGGGTTTAAAATGCATTCTCGGGGGTGGCGATCAATTTATTGTATGCCTCAACGTCCTGCATTCAAAGGATCTGCTCCAATCAATCTTTCAGATCGTCTGAACCAAGTGCTTCGGTGGGCCCTTGGTTCCGTCGAAATTCTTCTCAGCAGGCATTGCCCAATTTGGTATGGTTATAGTGGAAGATTGAAATGGCTGGAAAGGCTGGCATATATAAACACAACTGTTTATCCTCTCACTTCTATTGCTCTGGTTGCATACTGTACTCTCCCTGCAGTTTGTTTGCTCACAAATAAATTCATTATCCCTGAGGtagattttaaatattttaaatggcaTCCTGCAATTTCTTTGTTCTAGTTTCTTATAGACATTTTTGGACTGTTTGATTCTTATGGTCTTATTGTTGACATGCAGATCAGCACATTTGCGAGTTTGTGGTTCATTTCACTCTTCCTTTCAATTTTTGCAACGGGAATACTGGAAATGCGTTGGAGTGGGGTTGGCATTGATGAATGGTGGAGGAATGAACAATTTTGGGTTATTGGAGGTGTTTCTGCTCATCTTTTGGCAGTGTTTCAAGGGTTGCTAAAAGTCCTTGCTGGTGTTAATACAAACTTCACTGTTACTTCAAAATCTGGAGATGAAGAAGGTGACTTTGCAGAGTTGTACATGTTTAAATGGAGCATTCTTCTCATTCCTCCAACTACCTTGCTTATAATCAACATTGTAGGTGTAGTTGCTGGTCTGTCTTATGCTATCAGCACGGGTTATCAATCATG
This window harbors:
- the LOC131074134 gene encoding probable cellulose synthase A catalytic subunit 2 [UDP-forming] isoform X1; this encodes MEAGSGMLAGSHKRNEFVLIRHQDIEPKPLQNMGGHICQICLDDVGITVDGELFVACNECAYPVCRPCYEYERKEGSKSCPQCKTRYKRHKGSPRVAGDDEEEGADDLDDEFSHTHCNRNEKQHIAEAMLHWQMAYGRGEDVGPSDSSSEKLYQVPFANGKEVSGELPEVTPERHTMTAPPTGSGSGKRVHPLPFVDPSQTVRVVDPTKDSNSYRVGRVAWKDRVESWKAKQDKNVIQVTNGTQYSSEGKDGYVDDSVPDGDDIQMLEEARQPLSRKIPISSSKINPYRMIIVIRLVVLCFFFRYRILNPVRNAYILWFISVICEIWFAISWILDQFPKWLPISRETYLERLCLRYDREGEISQLAGIDIFVSTVDPLKEPPLVTANTVLSILSVDYPVDKVSCYVSDDGAAMLTFEALSETSEFARKWVPFCKKFDIEPRAPEWYFSQKIDYLKDKVHPNFVKERRAMKREYEEFKVRVNALVAKAQKVPEEGWIMQDGTPWPGNNTRDHPGMIQVFLGHSGGLDTDGNELPRLVYVSREKRPGFEHHKKAGAMNSLVRVSAVLTNGPFLLNLDCDHYINNSKAIREAMCFLMDPNLGKKVCYVQFPQRFDGIDRHDRYANHNTVFFDINLKGLDGIQGPVYVGTGCFFNRKALYGLEPPHKSKVFESLCCGPRKKSKKLNKQDDEKKVDRQIDSTVPIFTLDDIEEGMEGYDDEKSLLLDHMSLEKKFGQSSVFLDSTRMENGGVPQSATPADLLKEAIHVISCGYEDKTDWGKELGWIYGSVTEDILTGFKMHSRGWRSIYCMPQRPAFKGSAPINLSDRLNQVLRWALGSVEILLSRHCPIWYGYSGRLKWLERLAYINTTVYPLTSIALVAYCTLPAVCLLTNKFIIPEISTFASLWFISLFLSIFATGILEMRWSGVGIDEWWRNEQFWVIGGVSAHLLAVFQGLLKVLAGVNTNFTVTSKSGDEEGDFAELYMFKWSILLIPPTTLLIINIVGVVAGLSYAISTGYQSWGPLFGKLFFAFWVIVHLYPFLKGLMGRQNRTPTIVIVWSLLLASIFSLLWIRIDPFTTKIKGPNIQQCGINC
- the LOC131074134 gene encoding probable cellulose synthase A catalytic subunit 2 [UDP-forming] isoform X2, with translation MGGHICQICLDDVGITVDGELFVACNECAYPVCRPCYEYERKEGSKSCPQCKTRYKRHKGSPRVAGDDEEEGADDLDDEFSHTHCNRNEKQHIAEAMLHWQMAYGRGEDVGPSDSSSEKLYQVPFANGKEVSGELPEVTPERHTMTAPPTGSGSGKRVHPLPFVDPSQTVRVVDPTKDSNSYRVGRVAWKDRVESWKAKQDKNVIQVTNGTQYSSEGKDGYVDDSVPDGDDIQMLEEARQPLSRKIPISSSKINPYRMIIVIRLVVLCFFFRYRILNPVRNAYILWFISVICEIWFAISWILDQFPKWLPISRETYLERLCLRYDREGEISQLAGIDIFVSTVDPLKEPPLVTANTVLSILSVDYPVDKVSCYVSDDGAAMLTFEALSETSEFARKWVPFCKKFDIEPRAPEWYFSQKIDYLKDKVHPNFVKERRAMKREYEEFKVRVNALVAKAQKVPEEGWIMQDGTPWPGNNTRDHPGMIQVFLGHSGGLDTDGNELPRLVYVSREKRPGFEHHKKAGAMNSLVRVSAVLTNGPFLLNLDCDHYINNSKAIREAMCFLMDPNLGKKVCYVQFPQRFDGIDRHDRYANHNTVFFDINLKGLDGIQGPVYVGTGCFFNRKALYGLEPPHKSKVFESLCCGPRKKSKKLNKQDDEKKVDRQIDSTVPIFTLDDIEEGMEGYDDEKSLLLDHMSLEKKFGQSSVFLDSTRMENGGVPQSATPADLLKEAIHVISCGYEDKTDWGKELGWIYGSVTEDILTGFKMHSRGWRSIYCMPQRPAFKGSAPINLSDRLNQVLRWALGSVEILLSRHCPIWYGYSGRLKWLERLAYINTTVYPLTSIALVAYCTLPAVCLLTNKFIIPEISTFASLWFISLFLSIFATGILEMRWSGVGIDEWWRNEQFWVIGGVSAHLLAVFQGLLKVLAGVNTNFTVTSKSGDEEGDFAELYMFKWSILLIPPTTLLIINIVGVVAGLSYAISTGYQSWGPLFGKLFFAFWVIVHLYPFLKGLMGRQNRTPTIVIVWSLLLASIFSLLWIRIDPFTTKIKGPNIQQCGINC